The window GAACAGCTTCAAGTCGACATCCAGTCTCAGATTGACTTTGCGGTAAAACGTGTAAACGCCTTCCAAAATGATACCATTAGGATGCTCAAAGAGAAGAGCAAAGCTGTCGAACCATTTGTGAGGGtagaggacagacaggtggagctCGACATCCCTTTGCCATTTGCCTCTTAAATGAACCAACTGAGTGTTTGTATCCACCGTCTGCTATGTAACATCAATGGTAGAAAATATACTGTGCCAAATATTAAAACGCAGAATGTTTCCACACTAGATGTGCAGTTGTTTTTATTCCTACTGTATCTTCCTCCCTTTATGTCTTGTATTATTTAAACAAGTGCccataaataaagattgtttgTACAGCACACTCCTCTGCAATTCTCAATCTTTCAATGAAAAAGGAGGACAATGAGATATTAGGATGCACATAAAATAGGGGCTAAAAATAGTCCTAGAAGGCCGTGAGTCATTCGTACCTTGATGTTTAAAAAAGGCAGATAAAAATAGATCGTGTGACACACAGATCTATTTTATCATGAAAGAGCAGATGTGAAACTGCTAAAATTGGACCCAGAGTgggggaaactttaaaatatcaACTATGAATAACAATATTACACCATGAAACCAAAGGAGGAGGTATCCAGGTTTGATTTCAACACACTAAGCTATATACTTACAATATCCTTATATTAAAGTGATAGCTATGTTATATTTATACAATAATCCATAAACTATCAACTAAATATAGCTGTAAAGACTTTCCCAGTTTAAAAACCTTGATACCCACATGTGTagctatatttttaaaatggaaatgtatCATTTTTGAAGTGAGGCTACACGTGACAAACCAAGTACATCCACGAGACAAtgtccatgttttttttaaaataaacaatacCATAGTTTCTATCCAGTCAGTAACGTCCAGTTGTCCTGTGTTACAGAACTTTGTAACATGATCGCCTGTATTACAAGAGGCTCAGTCTGATTTTCTTTGTTATgagaatgaaatgaatgaaaaagtcCAGTAGTTTGAGGAGAAACGCGCAGATCTGGTCAGTGAAAATCCTGACAGCACTGAAGCCCACGAAGGGGGCCGGGGTGCGAACACAACCGTACCGGACAAAGCATTCCTGTCCAGTACGTCAGCAGAAACAAAAACCCCCAGCAACGGAACTCGGGGGTGGAATGCGGCGCGGTTCACTTACAAAAGACACCATCCCTTTGAAAAACTTTCAGGTACCTTTAATATCAAACAGCGTAGAACCATAGGCAAGCAAAATGTAGCGTCTGTGTGTCACATGCTCGTCTCCCAGCACCCTCAGGACAGCAACGCACCGGTTCATTTGGCACAGTTCAAGCATGAGGCGGATCACAAGCACTGTTAGGAACGTTGCTTTGCTTTTACATTCAGCCACGACGGAAGACACGTCGATTCCGTCGAGCAGAGACCAAGAAAAGCGTCACACAGGTTTGCTCTTGTAGCATCAGAGTGTTTCGCAGTCACTTTTCGGTTCTGGCTTAATACAAGATTGTGCTCCAtctgaaataaaaccaaaaggTTAAAGACATATTTCACTGAGAAAGCATCCACATGCTCGACCAGCTCAGTATTCTCTCGTTAAGGAGGGATCTGCTTCGGGGCGGCTCCCAGAGTCTTTGAAATCAACCGAGATCTCATCTCTAatacatcaaaaaaaaaaagagagagagagagtcggCTCAGCTGGCTCCTCTGCTGGTTATTTTCAGCACGCCAGGCATGTGTAACTGTTCAAATCCTCCATCCACGCGGCTGCAGAAACAACGCCGGGTGGGGAAAGAAATGTTTGATCGAGTGAGACCCGACAGAAAAGCGCAGTGGACCCAAACCCATCGGCAAGACCGCTGGAGTCTGCTTAGATACCCGTCACTGTGGTGGCACAGACAGTTTCAGCTTTAACAACCCAGAAACTACTAAAGTGAAGTTGTTGTTTGAAATGTGACGAAAAAAACCTTCTAATAACTGTAATATTTATGTGCTTTAGAACCTCCCAAACCGTGTTCACAATAGaaagtgtacataaataaacaGTGCAAAtttttacgttttttttttaaaaaaaagaacaatcttGGCAGTGATCTGTGCAAACACTTTAAACATATTTGAGCAACTGGAGTTGGCACAAACAtgggttaaaaacaaaaagacaaaggGATCCAGTGAAAAGCTGGATCTGTCCTCCCAAGCATCCACCAGTCAGGGGATCATGTGATCCACAGAATACTTTAGTCACACACCCGGGCTGGCACCGGCGTGTTCAAGACGACTTGTTTGCAGTCTCTGTCCGTCGGAACTCGTCTGGTTCCATGGGTGTATCCCCGAACACGCTCAGACAGCTCCCAGCAGGGGGGAGACGCCTGCGCTGCGCGCCATGACTCTCCGGTCCCTTCACATCAAAACACAGCATTTGTGACAGCCTTCCGATGGCGTCTTTCGCTTCTGCAGAGCTGCCCGCGTCGCGGTTTCGAACACCTCCCAGACACCCTCCTTAGTTTTGGCCGAGCACTCCAGATAGTCATAGGCGCCGATGCGCATGGCCATGGCCCGGCCATCTTCCGCCCGCACCGGCTCCAGCTTCAGACGAGACAACTCGTTCTTCACGTTCTCGTCGTTCCGGAGGTCCTTCTTGTTGGCCACCAGGATGATGGGGACGTTCGGGCAGAAGTGTTTGACTTCGGGGACCCACTTTTCGGGGATGTTCTCCAGAGAATCCGGACTGTCCACGGAGAAGCACATGAGGATGACGTCGGTGTCCGGGTAGGAGAGCGGCCGCAGCCGGTCGTAGTCCTCCTGCCCGGCCGTGTCCCACAAAGCCAGCTGgacctgcttgttctccacctcGATGTCCGCCACATACGTCTCGAAAACCGTCGGCACGTACACCTCGGGAAACTCGTCTTTGCTGAACACGATCAGCAGACACGTCTTCCCACATGCGCCGTCCCCCACCACCACAAGTTTCTTGCGTATGTCAGCCATCCTTTGTCTTCTCCCAAACTTTCATAAATGTCCCTTTAGAACCCTCAAATGTGCTCGCGGACGACGGAAAAGCCGCTCACCGACGGGCAAAAGAGTTACTCGGAGTCTGGTTCACGCCGAAAAGTCGCTGCGATCTCTTTATAAAGGACGGGCGGTCAACTAAATATAGCAATCCAATCGGAAATGGGGGGGTGAGATCACGGCTTTTGGAGGAGGATTCCATTGGATCGCGACGGGGATTCTGCCGGAGAGGAGGGTCAACGACCATGAGGACCCACCCGACCCAGAACCAGCCCCAAAACCAACCACATGTATCAGCATAATGACGAAAACCGGTGCAACAATTTATTTTCCAATTCACACCTCGTGCGGCTTCCGCTGAATTCGCCTTcctacacacgcgcgcgcacagtCGATCAAAGAGGCGTATTTGGACACATTAAATCTCCCCAAACGATCGCGATAATAACCCGGAATAAATAATCCCAGCCTCTCAAAACAAGttattgttgattttttttttaacctccgcCCGTTGGAACGCGCCCGGGTCGAGGCGAACCATCCCTGAGACAGTCAGACGCGCGTCTACGTAATTTACGCTATTTGCGGGGAGGGGGCACTGGCGCAGGCGAACTCTTAGCTGCGACTATCAAGGCGCTGCTAAATCAGCGCTCTCTCCCAGGAAACACAACAATATCCAGCCGGACGGACGCGGTGCAGCCTGCATCGACCCTCTCTCCACACGACGACGCGTGAGTATCTCCCCGGGGCGTCCGCCTCGGAGCCGACGGCGTGCGGATCGGCGGACTTCAACGCCGCGGTTTGAGCGTTTCCCCCTTTTGTTTAGCGGTTAAGGCCCCTGTGTTTGGGACTTGAAGGGGGGGCCATGTTGTTTAGCCGCTGACTGCTTTGGTCGATGTTTTAGCACACAGCAGCGACCTGGCAATTAGCGCTTGCTAGCTTTCGTGTCGGCTAATTTGCAGCGTTTCGCGTCGGACGAGTTTCCCGTTTCGAGAGATGCACGCACATATTTCTCCCGTGTAACCAGGCTGGCCGCTCCCTTTACCTGAAATAACGACAGGTAGCAGCAGGGGGAAAACTACCTTTTATGTGCAGCGTCGGCAACCAGCAATACCCGCACCGGGCctgctagggttagcattagctagtTAGCGCGAGTTGCTAACGCGAACCGGAGTCAATTACGTTTACAAGCCGCCGCGAAACCCTTCAGACTCATTATCTCCCCCCCCCAAATCCACTTTAATTTGCAGATTTCCTGTTGCATCCATTGAGATTTAAGAACCTATCGTGAGATAAAGGCTACAGAGTTGGTTTTCTAGCGCCGAAGCTGCTGGCCGGGTTAGCTAGACAGCTTGTTAAAGATCTTCGTGTGAGTTTCCCAGATATTTacgattgttttttttgtattacaGTGGATTATAAACGCAT of the Takifugu flavidus isolate HTHZ2018 chromosome 19, ASM371156v2, whole genome shotgun sequence genome contains:
- the LOC130515671 gene encoding rho-related GTP-binding protein RhoB — its product is MADIRKKLVVVGDGACGKTCLLIVFSKDEFPEVYVPTVFETYVADIEVENKQVQLALWDTAGQEDYDRLRPLSYPDTDVILMCFSVDSPDSLENIPEKWVPEVKHFCPNVPIILVANKKDLRNDENVKNELSRLKLEPVRAEDGRAMAMRIGAYDYLECSAKTKEGVWEVFETATRAALQKRKTPSEGCHKCCVLM